A window of the Oncorhynchus tshawytscha isolate Ot180627B unplaced genomic scaffold, Otsh_v2.0 Un_scaffold_7250_pilon_pilon, whole genome shotgun sequence genome harbors these coding sequences:
- the senp8 gene encoding sentrin-specific protease 8 — protein sequence MDPVVLSYQDSLLRRSDVALLEGPHWLNDQVIGFAFEYFAAELFKGLGEAAIFISPEVTQFIKCAACPEELALFLEPLGLASRRWVFLAVNDNSIQTAGGSHWSLLLFLRDGGHFAHYDSQSGGNSLHARRIATKLEPFLGSGRKVPFVEEPCPLQQNSYDCGMYVICNAEALCERARVEGSPRLPVQTITPAYITQKRLEWCRLIQRLDRV from the coding sequence ATGGATCCCGTTGTGTTGAGCTACCAGGACAGCCTCCTGCGGCGCTCTGATGTGGCCTTACTGGAGGGCCCTCACTGGCTCAACGACCAGGTCATCGGCTTTGCCTTCGAGTACTTTGCTGCTGAGCTCTTCAAGGGCCTTGGCGAAGCGGCCATCTTCATCAGCCCCGAGGTCACCCAGTTTATCAAGTGTGCTGCCTGCCCGGAGGAACTAGCCCTGTTTCTGGAGCCGCTGGGGCTAGCTTCCCGGCGCTGGGTCTTCCTGGCTGTCAACGACAACTCCATCCAGACTGCCGGCGGCTCTCACTGGAGCCTGCTGCTGTTCTTGCGCGACGGCGGCCATTTTGCCCACTACGACTCGCAGAGTGGTGGCAACTCGCTTCACGCCCGGCGGATCGCCACAAAGCTGGAGCCCTTCCTGGGGTCGGGGAGGAAAGTGCCCTTTGTGGAGGAGCCCTGTCCTTTGCAGCAGAACAGCTATGACTGCGGCATGTATGTGATCTGTAACGCAGAGGCCTTGTGTGAGAGGGCCAGAGTGGAGGGCTCGCCTCGCCTCCCTGTCCAGACCATCACCCCGGCCTACATCACTCAGAAGAGGCTAGAGTGGTGCAGACTGATCCAGAGACTGGACAGAGTTTGA